The DNA window ACCACCAGCGCCGTCTACAACGTCGCCGGCTGGGAGTTGGACGAGTACCTGAACACCCCCACCGCCTGATCCACCGCTGGCCTCGTCCCGGTGCCGGTATCCGCCGGCACCGGGACGACTCACGCCGTGGACGTCCCAGCATCCAGCACCACCGCACGCCTCACACCACCGTCCGGCGCACCCGCCTCGCCTGGGTAGGCTCGAGGCCGTGAACTACCTGCCCCTGACGCCGACCGGCCAGACCCCGATCCGCGCCCTCACCATCGCCGGCACCGACTCCGGCGGCGGCGCCGGTATCCAGGCCGATTCGCGCACCATGGCGATGTGTGGCGTGCACGCGTGCGTCGCGGTGGCCGCGGTGACCGTGCAGAACTCGGTGGGCGTCAGTGGTTTTCACGAGATCCCGCCCGAGACGGTGGCCGCGCAGGTGCGCTGCGTGGCCCTGGACATCGGCGTCTCCGCCGCCAAGACCGGCATGCTCGCGTCCACCGCGATCATCGAGGCCGTCGCGCAGGTGTGTACCGAGGTGGGCATCGGCCGCGGCGGCTCCGTCCCGTTGGTGGTGGACCCGGTGTGCGCATCCATGCACGGCGATCCGCTGCTGCACGCCGAGGCGCTCGACGCCGTCCGGAACACCCTCATCCCGATCGCGTCGCTGGTGACCCCGAACCTCGACGAGGTCCGGCTCATTACCGGCATCGAGGTGGTCGACGACGCCACCGCCCGCCGCGCCGCCGAGGCCCTGCACGCACTGGGCGCGCAGTGGTCGATGGTCAAGGGCGGGCACCTGCGCTCGTCGACGTCCAGCACCGACCTGCTGTTCGACGGCGACACCTTCCACGAGTTCACCAGCCCGCGGATCGACACCGGCAACGATCACGGCGGCGGCGACACCCTGGCCGCGGCCGTCACGTGCGCGCTCGCCAACGGCTACGCGATGCCCGACGCGGTCGCGTTCGGCAAGGAATGGGTCACCAGGTGCCTCGAGGCGTCGTACGACCTGGGCGCCGGGCACGGTCCGGTGTCGCCGCTGTGGCGACTCGATCTGAAAGACGCCTGATCGGCGACCGCCCGGTCAGCGCGAATAGTCGCGCAGGGTGAAGACGAACCCGACCGCCACCACCGGCACCGCGAGAATGTAGACGGTGATCCGGAACCACGTGGGCCCGTAGTAGCTCACCGCGATCGCCGCCGCCAGCGCCGCGATGATCATCAACACCCCGTAGAAGGGGGTGCGCTGCGGATGCCCGGACTCGGTCACGTTCCCCAGTGTGCGCGCCGACTACCGGCAGCGGCAACGGTTCCCCGAAGTCGTCGGATTCGTCCGGCTGAGGCGTCACCGACGCACCATGGGCACCACCTCGGGCGGTTACTGCGGCAACGGCCGAGTACACAGCGCAATAACCACCCGACGCAGCGCGATCCCCCGCGTCATCGCCCCGCCGGCGCCGGGCGCAGCACGTAGACCCGCAGGTCCTCCGGCACCCCGCGCTGCGGCGCCGCCAGCAGCCCGCGCCGGTAGCGCTTGGCGACCATGCCCAGCTGGTCCAGGCACTCCTCGCCGATCGCGTCGTACGTGTTGCCGGAGATCACCACGTTGCCGTTGCCGCCGAGCTCCATCATCCGCGCGGCGACGTTGACGTCGACACCGAACCAGTCGGCGCCGACCGCCTGCGGCGCGCCGGTGTGCAGGCCCACGCGCATGCGGGGCCGGTAGCCGGCGTGGTCCAGGGTCGCGAGCGCCGCGCGGGCCGCGAACACCGCCTCGACGGCCTTGTCCGGGTGGTCGAAGACCACCATCAAGCCGTCCCCCAGACGTTTGACCACCTGCCCGCCGCGCGCGATCATCGGCGGCTCGATGGTGGCCGCGACCTCTCGCAGCAGCGACAGCGTCGCACCGTCCCCCACCTGCAACGACCAGCTCGAGAACCCGACCAGATCCGTGAAGACGATGGTGACCTCGCCGTTCGCGGGGCTGCCCCACGTCTTCTCCAGCACCGCCTGCAACACCTGCAGGGCCGCCATGCTCACCTCACGGGACGCGCCCGCGCCGGTGTCGATCATGCGGGCGGCGGCGCGGGCCCCACCCGGCCCGGTCGTGGACAACGGGTCCCCGAACGACGGGTCCCCGGGCAGCGCGCGCCGGATCCGCCGGACCGCGTCGACGAGTTGTGGTTGCCGGTCCGCGTCGCGGACCCATCGGGCGACCGAGCCGGTGACCTTGGCGTGCCCGTCCTCCGCACCGGAATCCACCCGAGGCGGTTCCGAGGCGGCGCCGTCGCCCTGCGGGTCGTCAGTCACCCCGGCAAGAGTAATCGCGGCCGGGTCGTCCCGCAGAACCTCCGGGTGACGGCGGTCCCGGCGCCTACTTCCCCACATCGGCCCGCGCCGCGCTCCGGGCGTCGCCGGCCGGCGGCACCCCGTTGACCCCCTCGACCGACTGCGCATAGTGGCCCACACCGTGGCCGATCGCGCGGGCATTCAGTGCCAGTGCCGCGCGGTCCAGATTCGCCACGGTGTCCTGGGGGGTGTGGTAGTTCGGGTCGAGCGGGGCGTCCGGCTCGCCGCCCCATTGTTCCGCCTGCACTGGGGTTTTCCGGTCCTCCGCGCCCGTGAACAGTCCCCCGGCGGGGATACCGACCGCGATGAACGGCCCGTAGTCCGAACGGCCGTCGAAGTCCGTTCCGCCCGGAGTGACCCCCGACTGCAGCAGGATCGCACCGAACGTGCGCTCGATGCCGGCCGATCCCTCCGGTCCGGGCCCTTCGCCCACGTTGTCGGAGTTGTCGCCGTCGTACACGAAGTAGCCGGCGTTGGGCGAGCCCACCATGTCGAAGTTGAGGTACAGCGCGATCTCGGAGCGGGCCGCGTCGTCGAGGCTCCCGACGTAGGCCTCCGATCCGTTCAAACCCACCTCCTCGGCGCCCCAGAACGCGAACCGCACCGCGTTGGTCACGTTCGGCGCCGCACCCAGCTGCCGGGCGGTCTCGAGCACCGACGCGACACCCGAACCGTCGTCGTTGATGCCGGGGCCGTCCGGTACCGAGTCCAGGTGCGCACCCACCATGACCACGTTGTCGGCATCGCCGGTCTTCGTCTGCGCGATCACGTTGCGGGACCGGGTCTTCTCGACGGTCGTGTCGAGGGTGAGTGTCACGTCGCCGCCCTGCCGCAGAGCCGCACCGTCCGCCTTGCCGACGCCGCCGGTGGGGATCCGTGCCTCGTCGGTGCCGCCGAGCGTGCCGCCGCCCAGGGCCTCGTCCGTGTTGTTCGCGACCAGCACGGCGGCGGCGCCCAGATCGGCCGCGACCTGCTGCTTCTGCGCGAAGGGACACGACCCGCGGTCCACCAGCACCACCGCGCCCGCGACGTCCGTGCCGTCGTAGTCGGTGGCCTCGCAGCCGGGGGTGTCGTCCGCCGGCGCCGGCACCAGCCGGGCGGTGAGCCCGCCCGGTGGGGTCGCGGGCGAGTACGTGAGCGCCTCCACCGGCACGTCGCGGCCGGAATACGCCAGGGTCTGGGTGCGAGCAGTGAACTCCTCGACGTCGAATTCCGGTGTCGCGACGTCGAATCCGGCATCCTCGAGTTGACCGACGACGTAGTCGACGCTGGCGTCGTAGCCGGGTGTGCCGACCGCGCGGTTGCCGCCGTTCTCGTCCGCGACCCGCTGCAACTGTTCGAGGTCGGCGATCACCGCGTCGGTGTCGATCGCCGCGGCCAGCCCCGGCCCGTCCACAGGTGGGTCCGCGTCGTCGGGATCGCTGCACCCCGCAAGCAGCAGTGCACCGGCCAGACCCGCGACCAACCCCGCCCTCACCCGCATGCGGGGAGACTACCCCGACCGGCCCCGGTCCTTCAGCAGCTCAGCCGGCCGGCGGGAAATGCGAGGATCTCGTCCCGGCCGCAGACAACCGAAGCGCCCGACCGGATTCCCGGTCGGGCGCTCGTCGAGCACGTACCGGCTCAGGCGTCGCGGTTGTTCACCGCGAACAGCGCGGCGCCGAAGACGATCGCCACGAACGCGGCGAAGTACAGCAGACCACCCCACGGACCCCAGTGGAAGTCGTAACCACCGCCGCTGCCGAGGAAGTAGGTCACGTTGTTGAACGGGCCGAACTCGCCGACGTACTTGCCCACCTTGGGGATCATGGTGGCGAGGCTCTCGATCACCAGCGGCCACAGCAGCAGCAGCGAGATGGCGCCCGCCGACTGACGGATCAACGTGCCGACCCCGACCGCCAGCACCGCCAGCAGCGCGTAGTAGATGGGAATGCCGAACAGCTCGCGGGCATTGCTGCCGTCGCCGATCGACAGCGTCTGGCCCGAGATCCCCTGTGCGACGAAGAACGACGCCAGCGCGATCACCAGGCCCAGGACCGCGGCGACGCCCGCCAGCAGCAGAGCCTTGCCGCCGATCACCCGCGACCGATTGGGGATCGCCTGGAACGTGGTGCGGATGACGCCGAACCGGTACTCCGTGGTCACTGCCAGCGCCGACATGATCATCACCAGCATGGCACCGAACTGGGCCGCGCCGGCCTGGGTGTAGGCGACCGTGAAGTCGCCCATCGAGTAGTCGCCCGACGAGACCAGCGACTTGTACGCCGCGCCCATGATGGCCGCGAAGCCGACGCTGACGACGACCGCGATGAGGCTGCACCACATCGGCGACTTGGTGGACGTGAGCTTGATGCGCTCTGCATTCAACACGCTCATCGGAGCGCACCTCCCATGTTCTGCTGCGGCACACCGGCCGGCCGGGTGGCGACCTGCGCGTGGTACTGCACGTCGTCGCCGGTGAGCTTCATGAACGCGTCCTCGAGCGAACCGCGCTGCGACGCCAGCTCGTGCAGCACGATGCCGTTTGCACCGGCGAGCGCGCCGACGTCGTCGGTGCGGGCGCCCGAAACCAGCAGCGCCGGCTGGTGATCGGCGCCGGCCTCGTCGCGGACGGCGAAGCCCTGTGCTGTGAGCACCCCGCGCAACGCGTCGAGCTGCGGGCTGCGCACCCGCACCGACGAATCCGACGCGCGGTCGACGAAGTCCTTGACGCTCGTGTCGGCGATGAGACGACCGCGGCCGATCACGATGAGGTGCTCGGCGGTCAGCGACATCTCCGACAGCAGGTGGCTCGAGACCAGCACCGTGCGGCCCTCGGCGGCCAGGCTCTGCATGAACTTGCGGATCCAGACGATGCCCTCCGGGTCGAGGCCGTTGACCGGCTCGTCGAAGAGCAGGACCTTCGGGTCGCCCAGCAATGCGCCGGCCAGACCGAGCCGCTGCGACATACCGAGCGAGAACCCGCCGGCCTTCTTGCCGGCCACCTCGGTGAGGCCGACCAGCGCCAGCACCTCGTCGACGCGCGACTGCGGCAAGGAGTTGGCCGCCGCCATCCACTGCAGGTGCGCCTTCGCGGACCGGTTGGGGTGCACCCACTTGGCGTCGAGCAGCGCGCCCACGGTGCGCAGCGGCCGCTCGAGCCGGCTGTACGGCACCCCCTCGATCAGTGCGGTACCCGATGTGGGCTTGTCGAGGCCGAGGATCATCCGCATGGTCGTCGACTTGCCGGCGCCGTTCGGGCCGAGGAAGCCGGTGACTATCCCCGGCTTCACGGAGAACGTGAGATCGTCCACCGCTCTCGTCGACCCGTAGGTCTTCGTCAGTCCCCTCACTTCAATCATGGGCACCACTCTGCCCGAAACGCCCCCACCGGCGCATCGGTCCGGGGTCTATGCGCGCGTCATACTCCGGGATGACACGTACCCGGAGGCGGCTGGGGGATCACCCCCAGTCAGGCCCGGAGCGCCCCGTCCGGCATGGTGACGTCGGTCAGATCCGCCCCGCTGACGTCCGCGGTCGAGAACACCGCGCCGGTGAGGTCCGCGTGCGCGAGGTACGCCCCCGTCAGCCGCGCGCCGGTCAGGTCGGCGTCCTCGAGATGCGCGCCGGTCATGTACGCGCCCGACAGGTCGGCTCCGGCCAGGTCGGCGTGGGCGAGGTACGTGGAGGTCAGGAACGACAGCGTCAGGACCGCGCCGGTGAGCTTCGCGTGCGTCAGGTACGCCTCGGTGAAGTCGGCGTCGGCGGCGACCGCGCCGGACAGGTCCGCGCCCGTCAGGTCGGCGCCGCCGAGTTCGGCCGCCGTCAGGTCGGCCCCGGACAGGTCCGTGCCGGCCAGGTTGGCTCCGGTGAGGTTGGCCCCGGCGAGATCGGCACCGGACAGATCGAGGCCGTGCAGATCGGGGACGTAGGTCAGTTCGTCGCGGCGGGCGTTCCACGCCACCACATCCGAGCGCAGCAGGTCGAGGAGATCGGTACTCAGCGTCGTCATGGCATGCCCTCCAGGCACTCGAACCAACGGAGCAAGTTTTCCCGAGCCTAGCCTGATTTCGGCGTCGGCCAGGGATGTCGATCATTCCGTGATCCGCGTCGGCCGGAGCGCCTTTCCCCGAAAGGGACGCTCCGGCCGAAACACTCACCGAGCGGCACTCACATGGGCGACGACGCCTGCGCCCAGAACCGCTTGGGGATCCGCCCGGCGTGCCGGGCCTCGTAGCCGGCGGTGACCGCGCCGCGCATCGCCGACGCCATGAGCGCCGGGTCCTTCGCGCGGGTGACGGCGGTCGCCAGCAGCACGGCGTCGCAACCCAACTCCATCGCGAGCGTCGCGTCGCTCGCGGTGCCGATGCCGGCGTCGAGGATCACCGGGACGTTCGCGGCGTCGACGATCATCTCGATGTGGTGCGGGTTGGAAATTCCCAGGCCCGTCCCGATCGGCGAGCCCAGCGGCATCACGGCGGCACAGCCGACGTCCTCGAGCCGCTTCGCGAGCACCGGGTCGTCCGTGGTGTAGGGCAGCACCGTGAAACCGTCGTCCACCAACTGCTCTGCAGCGCTGACCAATTCGATCGCGTCGGGCAACAGTGTGCGCTCGTCGGCGATCACCTCGAGCTTGACCCAGTCGGTCTCGAGCGCCTCCCGCGCGAGCTGCGCGGTGAGCACGGCTTCGGCGGCGCCCCGGCAACCGGCGGTGTTCGGCAGCGGCGCGATGTCGAGCCGGCGCAGCAGGTCCAGCACCCCGGTGCCGCCGGCGGCATCGACACGGCGCATCGCGACGGTGGTCAGTTCGGTGCCCGACGCCACGAGCGCCTCCTCGAGCACCGCGAGGTTCGCGGCGCCGCCGGTGCCCATGATCAGGCGCGAGCCGAAGGTGCGGTCGGCGATCGTCAGCTTCCCCATGTCAGCCACCCTGCACCGCCGTGAGGATCTCGATCTCCCAGCCGCGACCCACCGGCTCGGTCCACCGGCCGCGCGGGAACACCGCCCCGCCCACCGCGACGGCGATACCGCGCTGCGGCAGGTCCATCCGCTCGAGCAGCTCCGTCACCGTCAGCGGGCCGTCGAATTCCCGGTCCTCACCGTTGACGGTGACGCCGATCAATTCACTCATCCAAACCTCACTCATGCCTTCGCGGGTGAAAATCTTTCGGCAGCGGCGCTTTCCGCCTCCGCCAAGGGGTTGTCGTCGAGAATCGCGACCGCCGCGTCCGCCGTCACGGGCGTCATCAGGATCCCGTTGCGGCCGTGCCCGGTCGCGAGGATCACCCGGTCGGAGACGCGACCGATGATCGGCAGGTTGTCCGGACTCATCGGGCGCAGACCGGCTCTTGCCTCGTACAGCTCGTACTCCCCGATCGCCGGCATCAATGCCTCGGCATCGGCGATCAGGTCCCGCACGCCGGCCACCGTCACCTGCGTGTCGTGGCCGGACTCGTACTGCGTTGCGCCCACCACGATCCCGTCGGCGCGCGGCACCAGGTACGACGGCCGTCCGTGCACACTGCCGCGGATGGTGCGCCGGGGCGCGGGCGTCACGCCCGGCCGGGCCCGCAGCCGCAGGATCTCGCCCTTGACCGGACGCACCGGCAGGTCGGGCCACAGCCGGGGCGAGTGCGAGCCCGCCGCCAGCACCACCTGGTCGGTGGTGAGCTCGTCGAGATCGGTCACGGTGCGCTCGACCAGTTCGACCCCGGCCGCGATCGCCGCGGTCCGCAGCGCACGCACCAGCAGCCGGTTGTCGACGGCCAGTTCGGTGGGTGCCTGCAGCGCCAGCCGGATCCCGCGTCCCAGCGCCGGTTCGAGTTCGCGGATCTGCGACCGGTTCAGGATGCGCAGCTCGTGGCCCTGCTCGGCCACCCAGTCGGCGATCGTGTGCAGATCGGCGGCGTCGGCGGCGTCGAGCGCGACGGTGAGCGAGTCGTCGGAGGTGAACAGCGTCAGGTCCGCGAGTCGCTCGAGCTCGGTGCCGAAGTCGGGCCACCGCTGCAGCGACGCCGCCCCCAGGGCGAGCGCCCTCTCCTCACCGGGCCAGCCCTCCGACAGCGGCGCCAGCATGCCGCCCGCGACCCACGACGCCCCGCTGCCGGGCGCCGGGTCGTACAGCGTCACCGCCCAGCCGCGCTGCGCGGCGCGCCACGCGATCGACAGGCCGATCACCCCGCCGCCGACCACGGATACCGATCGGGTCATTCACTCCACCTCACTCCCTGCGCCGGCATGATCCGGGTCAGGTATGACGGTCGGGGCCGGCAGGCCCCCTCTCAGCCCCGTATCCCTCGGGACTCCCGTGTTGATTCGTCCGCACTAGAGACTACCGTTCGGGGTGTGCATGCCTCCCAGTCCGTCAAGCACCCGACGCCCCGCGAACGACTCGCCGATGCGCGTCTCTACCTCTGCACCGACGCCCGCCGCGAGAAGGGTGACCTGGCGCACTTCGTCGAGGCCGCTCTCGCCGGTGGCGTCGACATCGTGCAACTCCGCGACAAGGGATCGGCCGGTGAGCGCGAATTCGGTCCGATGGAGGTGAAGGAGGAGCTCGCGGCGCTCGCGGTGATCGGGGCCGCGGCCCGGCGTCATGGCGCGCTGCTCGCCGTCAACGACCGGGCCGACGTCGCGCTGGCGGCTGGCGCCGACGTCCTGCATCTCGGGCAGAACGATCTCCCGGTGCACTACGCGCGGCGGATCGTCGGCCCGGACGTCGTGATCGGCCGCTCGACGAGCAACCGGGCGCAGGCCAGCCTGGCCGCGATCGAGGAGGACGTCGACTACTTCTGCACCGGCCCGGTGTGGGCCACGCCCACCAAGCCCGGCCGAGCGGCATCGGGACTGGAGCTGGTGCGCAGCACCGCGGAGGCTGCACCGCTGCGTCCGTGGTTCGCGATCGGCGGCGTCGACCAGCAACGGCTTCCCGAGGTTCTCGGCGCCGGCGCGACCCGCATCGTGGTGGTCCGTGCCATCACGGCCGCCGACGATCCGGAGGCCGCCGCGCGGGCGCTGTCGGACGCCCTGCGCGGCTGAGCCCGGCTCAGCAGTTCCCGGAGACTCCGGCCTGTACGGACTGCTCGATCAGGTCGCGGGCCTCGGCAGGCACGTCCTCCCACGTCGCGGTCGCCGGGTCGAGCGGCGGCTGTCCCGCCGCCTCGGCCTGCTGGTTGTAGGCCGCCACCACGGGGCCGCCGTTCGCCTTCAGCGTCTCGAGGAACTCGTCGCCCTTCGCCTGCCGGTCGAACGGTTGGCCGGCCGACTCGGCCTGCTGCTGCGACGAGTCGAGGAACGCCGTCACCTGGGCGCACATCACCGAGACCGCGGCGTCCTGCGCGGTCGAGCCGTCCGCGGTCGCCTGCCCGTTCGCCGGGGCCGACGCGGTGGACTCGTCGCTGTCGCCGCACCCGGCGACGAGGATCAGTGGCGCCGCCGCGACGGCGACGAGGTGTCGAATCTTCATGTCGGAATGGTGGCAGGCCGGCCCGGGGACGGCGTCGCGGGGTGCCGACCGACCGGTGTGTCACCACGGAACGCGAGGACGCCGGCGCCGACGAGCACGCCCACGTAGAGCAACGGGTAGATGTTGACGAGCACGTCCGTCACCGCCCAGTCCGGCGGGAACAGGAACAGCCCCACCACGACCACTTCCTCGTCCCACCGGTAGGGCCAGGCCCCGGCACCGAGGTACACGACCAGCGCCGCGAGCCACCAGCGCGGGCGCGTCGCGGCGCGGTGGGCGATGTACACGAGCAGCGGCACGAACCACACCCAGTGATGGCTCCACGAGAACGGCGACACCACCGCGGCGCTCAGCCCGGCGACCGTGACCGCGAGCAACCGCTCCCCCTGGGTGTGCAGCCGCACGGCGATCCACATGCTCACCGCCACCACCGCGAGCGCGAGCACCAACCACAGCACGACGGGCGCCGGGCGCTCGGTGATGTGCGCGACGACGCCGCGGAGCGACTGGTTGGAGGGGTGGGTGTCCGGGGCGATGCGAGTGGACTCGAAGAAGGTCTCGGTCCAGTACTGCCGTGAATCGCTCGGCAGCACCAGCCAACTGCCGGCCACCGTCGCGACGAACGTCACCGCGGCGACGATCGCGGCGCGCCAGCGGCGCAACGCCAGGTAGTACAGCACGAAGTATGCGGGGGTGAGCTTGATGCCGGCGGCGAGGCCGACCCCGACCCCGCGCAGCCGGCTGCGGTCGCCGCGGGAGGCGTCCCACAGCACCAGCGCCATGAGCACCAGATTGATCTGCCCGTAGAACAGGGTGGTGCGGACCGGTTCGAGGAACGTGCACGCCACTGCCGTCAACGCCGACGTGGCCACGACCCGCGCAGACATGCGCTCGCCGAGCATCTTCCGGCACAGCGCGACGATGCCGACCAGCAGCAGCAGGTTGGTCGCCATCCAGATGTACTTGTCGTAGCCGCCGGGCAGCAGGCCGAACGGGATGAACGCCAACGTCGAGAACGGCGTGTAGGTGTAGAGGAGTCCGTGGATCACCGGCTCGGTGTAGAGCGGCAGGTCCTCCATGACGTGGCGGGCGCCGTCGCGGTAGACGTCGAGGTCGGCGCCGCCGGCGAACAGTCCGATCTCGGGCATCCAGGGGCGCACGGTCGTGAAGACCAGCACGACCGACACCGCGGCCCAGAGCGCGAGGACGACGACGTGCCCCGCCGTTCGGCGAGGGACCGCCGGTTCGTCCACCGGTTCGGTGTGCAGCAATCCAGCCCCCTGAGCGATTCGCCCGGTTCACCCCGAATGAACCGGACTACGTACAAAGCCTAAGCAAAGGGATGCCGGACGATCCGCCCGGGTACCCGCCCTCCGAGACTTCCCCGCTCACGACTTCGCGCGCGCCTGAGGCGGCGTTACCCGCGCCGCACCGGCGTCCGGTGCTCAGTCCCGGCGCGTGCTCCGCCGCCCCTGCTCCTCGGTGAAGTTGGCGACCACCCGCAGTTCGTCGAGGGCGATCACGCGCCCGGACTCGTTGCGGACCTCGACGTGAACGGGCTCGCCCGTCGCGTCGTCCGCGAGGTCGAGCGGCCCACCCCGCTCGCCCTGCAGGTACTTGTCGCCCCACTGCATCAACGCGAGCACCGCCGGCAACAGATCCCGCCCCTTGTCGGTGAGCACGTACTCGAAGCGGGTGCGCTGTCCCGGCTCCTTGTACGGGCGCTTCTCGAACACCCCCTCGGCCGTCAGTTCCCGCAGCCGCGCCGCCGCGACCGCCTCGGTGATACCGACGCGTTCGGCGAAGTCGTCGAAACGCGTTGTGCCGTAGAACGCCTCGCGAAGGATGAGTATCGCCGAGCGGGTGCCCACCACATCCATGGCTTTCGCGATCGAGCACTGCGTGGCGCGCCACGCGGTCCGATCGGCGAGGAAGCCGTCCAGTCGTGCCGCCTGCATGTACCCAGCGTACGCGCTGACTTGCCAAATCCATAGCCAGAGTCCACACTCCTGGCTATGCAAAAGCAAAGTCAGCGGGTCGGCGTTCTGCTCGCCGTCCTCTCCGGCGCACCCTTCGTCGCCAATCTCGATCTCTTCGTGGTCAACGTCGCCCTCGACGACATTGCAGCCGACTACGCGGGAACGCCTCTCGCACAGCTGAGTTGGATACTGAGCGGGTACGCGGTGGTCTACGCGGCGCTGCTGGTCCCCGCGGGACGGTGGGCCGATCGGGTCGGTCGGCGGCGGGCGTTCCTCGTAGGCCTGGCGTTGTTCACCGTCGCCAGTACCGCGTGCGCGCTGGCCCCGTCGTTGTGGATCCTGGTCGCGTTCCGGCTCGCTCAAGCGGCCGGTGCCGCGATCCTCACTCCCGCCAGCCTGGGGCTGGTGCTGGCCGCGTTGCCGGCCGAACGCCGGGCGCTGGGCGTCCGGCTGTGGGCCGCGACCGGTGCCGCCGCGGCCGCGCTGGGGCCCGTGCTGGGCGGGGTACTGGTGGCGGCGTCGTGGCGGTGGATCTTCCTCGTCAACGTCCCCGTGGGAATGCTGTTGATCTGGACGGCAGCGCGCACGGTCCCGGAATCCCGTGATCGGCAACCCGTCCGCGTCGACTGGCTGGGCGCGGCGGTGCTCGCCCTCGGGGTCGGGGCGGTCGCGCTCGCCCTGGTGCAGGGCTCCGACTGGGGTTGGACGCACGCCGGCACGCTCGCGGCCGCGGTGCTGGGCGTGGCCGCCCTCGCGTGGTCGGCACGACGGGTCGTCCGCCACGACAGCCCACTGCTGGACCCCGCGCTGCTGCGGGTGCGGCCGTTCGTCTGGTCCAACGTCACCGCGATCGCGTTCAGCGCCTCGTTCGCCGCGGGACTGCTGGCGAACATCCTGTGGATGCAGAACCAGTGGGGGTACTCGGCGCTGCGCACCGGGCTCGCGATCGCCCCCGGCCCGATGCTGGTGCCCGTGTTCGCGGTGATCGGCCAACTTCTCAGCCGGCGCCTGTCCCCCGGCACCGTCGCGGCGGCGGGCAGTGCGCTGTGGGGTGCAGGCGTCGTGCTCGTGCTCGCGACCGTCGACGCCGCTCCCGACTACGCGACCGGGATGCTGCCCGGGTGGCTCATCGGCGGCGCCGGCGTCGGACTGGCCCTGCCGACGATCCTGGCCACGGCCACCGCGACCCTGCCGCCCGAACTGGGGGCCACCGGGAGCGCGGTCGTCAACACCGCCCGCCAGCTGGGCAGTGTTCTGGGGATCGCGGTTCTGGTCGCCGTGCTCGCCGCGTCCGGCGCGACCGCGGCATGGTGGACGGTCGCGGCCCTCGCCGCCGTCGGCGCGCTCACCGCCCCGGGCATGTCGGTGCGCCCCGGGCGGCGGTCGGCGATGCTGCAACCCGCTCGTGCACAAGCACTCTCGTCGTGAACCCCGCGTCACCGCCCCGGCACCGGCGCCGCCGGAGCGGTGACGCGCAACTCACACCGCGGACTTCTGGCACGCCGATGCCGG is part of the Rhodococcus sp. SGAir0479 genome and encodes:
- the thiD gene encoding bifunctional hydroxymethylpyrimidine kinase/phosphomethylpyrimidine kinase, which translates into the protein MNYLPLTPTGQTPIRALTIAGTDSGGGAGIQADSRTMAMCGVHACVAVAAVTVQNSVGVSGFHEIPPETVAAQVRCVALDIGVSAAKTGMLASTAIIEAVAQVCTEVGIGRGGSVPLVVDPVCASMHGDPLLHAEALDAVRNTLIPIASLVTPNLDEVRLITGIEVVDDATARRAAEALHALGAQWSMVKGGHLRSSTSSTDLLFDGDTFHEFTSPRIDTGNDHGGGDTLAAAVTCALANGYAMPDAVAFGKEWVTRCLEASYDLGAGHGPVSPLWRLDLKDA
- a CDS encoding adenylate/guanylate cyclase domain-containing protein produces the protein MTDDPQGDGAASEPPRVDSGAEDGHAKVTGSVARWVRDADRQPQLVDAVRRIRRALPGDPSFGDPLSTTGPGGARAAARMIDTGAGASREVSMAALQVLQAVLEKTWGSPANGEVTIVFTDLVGFSSWSLQVGDGATLSLLREVAATIEPPMIARGGQVVKRLGDGLMVVFDHPDKAVEAVFAARAALATLDHAGYRPRMRVGLHTGAPQAVGADWFGVDVNVAARMMELGGNGNVVISGNTYDAIGEECLDQLGMVAKRYRRGLLAAPQRGVPEDLRVYVLRPAPAGR
- a CDS encoding M20/M25/M40 family metallo-hydrolase, whose product is MRVRAGLVAGLAGALLLAGCSDPDDADPPVDGPGLAAAIDTDAVIADLEQLQRVADENGGNRAVGTPGYDASVDYVVGQLEDAGFDVATPEFDVEEFTARTQTLAYSGRDVPVEALTYSPATPPGGLTARLVPAPADDTPGCEATDYDGTDVAGAVVLVDRGSCPFAQKQQVAADLGAAAVLVANNTDEALGGGTLGGTDEARIPTGGVGKADGAALRQGGDVTLTLDTTVEKTRSRNVIAQTKTGDADNVVMVGAHLDSVPDGPGINDDGSGVASVLETARQLGAAPNVTNAVRFAFWGAEEVGLNGSEAYVGSLDDAARSEIALYLNFDMVGSPNAGYFVYDGDNSDNVGEGPGPEGSAGIERTFGAILLQSGVTPGGTDFDGRSDYGPFIAVGIPAGGLFTGAEDRKTPVQAEQWGGEPDAPLDPNYHTPQDTVANLDRAALALNARAIGHGVGHYAQSVEGVNGVPPAGDARSAARADVGK
- a CDS encoding ABC transporter permease; this translates as MSVLNAERIKLTSTKSPMWCSLIAVVVSVGFAAIMGAAYKSLVSSGDYSMGDFTVAYTQAGAAQFGAMLVMIMSALAVTTEYRFGVIRTTFQAIPNRSRVIGGKALLLAGVAAVLGLVIALASFFVAQGISGQTLSIGDGSNARELFGIPIYYALLAVLAVGVGTLIRQSAGAISLLLLWPLVIESLATMIPKVGKYVGEFGPFNNVTYFLGSGGGYDFHWGPWGGLLYFAAFVAIVFGAALFAVNNRDA
- a CDS encoding ABC transporter ATP-binding protein gives rise to the protein MIEVRGLTKTYGSTRAVDDLTFSVKPGIVTGFLGPNGAGKSTTMRMILGLDKPTSGTALIEGVPYSRLERPLRTVGALLDAKWVHPNRSAKAHLQWMAAANSLPQSRVDEVLALVGLTEVAGKKAGGFSLGMSQRLGLAGALLGDPKVLLFDEPVNGLDPEGIVWIRKFMQSLAAEGRTVLVSSHLLSEMSLTAEHLIVIGRGRLIADTSVKDFVDRASDSSVRVRSPQLDALRGVLTAQGFAVRDEAGADHQPALLVSGARTDDVGALAGANGIVLHELASQRGSLEDAFMKLTGDDVQYHAQVATRPAGVPQQNMGGALR
- a CDS encoding pentapeptide repeat-containing protein — protein: MTTLSTDLLDLLRSDVVAWNARRDELTYVPDLHGLDLSGADLAGANLTGANLAGTDLSGADLTAAELGGADLTGADLSGAVAADADFTEAYLTHAKLTGAVLTLSFLTSTYLAHADLAGADLSGAYMTGAHLEDADLTGARLTGAYLAHADLTGAVFSTADVSGADLTDVTMPDGALRA
- a CDS encoding thiazole synthase, with protein sequence MGKLTIADRTFGSRLIMGTGGAANLAVLEEALVASGTELTTVAMRRVDAAGGTGVLDLLRRLDIAPLPNTAGCRGAAEAVLTAQLAREALETDWVKLEVIADERTLLPDAIELVSAAEQLVDDGFTVLPYTTDDPVLAKRLEDVGCAAVMPLGSPIGTGLGISNPHHIEMIVDAANVPVILDAGIGTASDATLAMELGCDAVLLATAVTRAKDPALMASAMRGAVTAGYEARHAGRIPKRFWAQASSPM
- the thiS gene encoding sulfur carrier protein ThiS yields the protein MSELIGVTVNGEDREFDGPLTVTELLERMDLPQRGIAVAVGGAVFPRGRWTEPVGRGWEIEILTAVQGG